GCCACGCAAAATAAGAAAACAGCACAATAAAAATGGACTGGTATAAAGAAAGTCCGATCCAGGCCAGATAGCCTGCCGGCCCCGCCCATTTTGAAGTTGATGACAGCCAGAAAAAGGCCCCGCCAAAATATACGGAGCCGAAAACAAAACCGCATAGCAGGCTTTGCCTAAAGTTTTCGCTTCGGTAAAGACAGACAAGATAAGGTATCAGCGCGATCCACGCAAGCTGCGGCAGAGGAAATCCGGGAAAGGACAGGGCAACAAGAACTCCCGACAAAGCGCACAGCAGAGCAGTTTTCACTGCACCACCATGTTCCAGGAGATAATGTCAAGGCCGCCGTCGATCGACGGATCTTCTGTTTCTCTTTTTTCGGAAATGGCAGAGCCCGTGTTGGTTGAAATGCTGTTGTCTGTAGACCTTAAATAGTCCCTCATATAGCCATCTTTGTCCGCCGATATAAAATTGAAATAAAGGGTGGAAGGCAGCGTCGAAAGCCGGTTAAAGAAGAGCGTCAGATTTATCTTTTTAAGCGCGTCCGGGTCTCCTGAGGGAATGGTCCGAAAGATCAGAAGAGAGGGGGTGTATGTTGTGTGCAGGGTCGAGGAAGTAAAGGCCCCGTTGGTGATCAAAAAGCTTGAATCCTTGAGAAGAATGAAATCGTTCCAGGTGGAATAATAATTGGCATAGTAATAGGAAAGGTCTGTAGAAACATTCAGTTTGTCCGTGTCATAGGCTTCGCCCGGCCCAAAGAAATAAGTCCCTGTATATGGAAGCAAAACAGAAGACCCCGAAAGAACCAGATAGTACTTGTTCACCGAAGGATCTATCTCCCCCCTGAAGGTTATTTCCAGCTGCAGCTGATTGCCCGCATCCGGCAGCACCGTCACGGTCCTTGCGCAGCCAAACTCCAGCACGATCAAAGCAAAACAAAATGCCAACAAGAGCGCTCTCCAAACCTTGTCAATTTGCAATTGGAAATTGGAAATTGGAAATTGGAAATTTTTCACTTTATCTTCTCCCCTCCTCCTGCTTAAGCCCTTCCATAAAAAAGCCCCTGCTTCCCGAGACAAAACCTATCGGCTGGTCGGGGAAGGCCTTGAGCATAAAGGAGACCCTTGATTCCTTCCTGAAATCATTATAATTGAATTTGGCCTCCCAGCAATGCAGATCTTTGACAACAGAGAACTCCTGCAGCGCCAGTTTGTTCAGGACCGGATCATAAGTCTGGCCTATGCTTACCACCCATCTGCTCTGCCAGCTGTCCCCTATCTCGAGCTTTATCAGGTCCGAGGCGTTGTTGGTCTTACCGGTATTCAGGTCGTAGCTGTGCGTAAGGTCTATCAGAACCCCTGCCAAAAGCGCCATATTAAGGACAGAGACCATGTCGCGCCATCTTCCGTTCTCCAGATCATAGCCGGAACTGACATTGAGATGGAATTCTTTTGAAGGGCTTGCGTCATAGTTCAGCATCAGATCATAATATTTGCTGACAAGATAGTTATACCCGCCTTCGATGCTGAATCTCTGCCTGGTCCCGTCGGAAAACATCACCCTGTCCCTTAGCCAGTGATGATCGGCTCCTTTGCTGTCAAAAAAGAACGGGCTGTTCCCGTCGTTTATCGCCCTGCTGTAGGTCAGAGTATTTGACAAAAAGCCGCCCGCCTCGCTCTTAAGCGAGAGGTCCTCTTTTACCAGATATCGCTGGTCCCCGGTATCATAGTTGAACTGGTCCGCCCCGCCAAAGACATAAAGAGAACTGTTTAAAGGCAGTGCAAAGGTCTGCCCAAGCCCAAGGGATGCCTTGTAGCGCCCTGTTGTAAAGTGCCTCTGAGTTTTTGTCGGGGCCAGGTATTTGGATTCATGGAAGCGGCCGTAAGAAAACTCCGTGCTCAGCTTAAAAAGCCAAAGGTCGGCAGGGTCCAGCGTCAGCACGGCCTCCGGCAGTTTTTCAATATACTCAACATATTCATCACCCTTAAAAGCGTCGGCATCAGCATCTATGTAGGCGCTTTCCGTAAGCTTAAAAGTGTAGGAAGGCCCCCTGTAAGAGAGCGCCGCTTCCGGGTACAGGCGGTCGTCAAATGGAGAGCCTTCTATAGTTACGGCCCTGTAATAGTTCAGGTTGAATTTGAAGTCAAGGTTGGGAGAGAATAGTTTTCTGGAATGGTACAGGCTCTGGGTAATGTTCTGCCACTTCGGGGATGTCATGCCTCCCCTGTAATTGTACGAATAGGAAGTATCTGCGCCTCCTGCAGAGTATCTTACATGCGCCGAATAATCCGAAAGCGAGCTGAACCGGTTCTCAAGGGATGAAAAATTGAACTGCCCGGCCCTTTCGTCGTCGCTGTGCTCAAATCCCAGTTTATACTGCGTCTGGTCAAGCCTGCCCGACGGGACTAGATAAATGTTGCTGTATTCGTATCCCAGGGAGGCTTTTGTCTTTTCGCTGAACTTTAGTTCGTGTTTTAATTTGACGACCCACGCCGGGATACCTGTGTCGTTCTCGCTTACATGGTACAGAAAGAGGTCGCCTGACTGCTTTTTATCTAGAAGATAATAATGGTCTATCCCGTACCCTATCCCCTTTTTGCTCATCAGGTCCAGAAAAACGGAGCCGGAAGCCCCTTCGTCAATGTAATACTCCAACTGGTTCTTCATAAAATCGCCCTCAACATGGTTGCTGCCAAAGACCGGCATCATGAGCGAAACGCGGCGTTTTTTGAGGTCATAGATATAAAAAGGCAGCCACATGAGCGGAGTGTCGTTGACATAAAAGGTTACGCTTTTGCCCACTATCTTTTCTTCGGGTATGAACAAGAACTCTTTTGCCTTTAAATAATAATGAGGATGTTCAAGATCGCAGGTGGTGCTTTGCCCTTCCTGACCCGATTTGTACAAAGCCGCGTCCTCAACCCTTTGCGATGACAAAAAGATATCGCCTTTTACCCGGGGATGTTTTACCGTTGTCTTAAAATCAAATATCAGCCCGACATCGGTGTCCGGATCATAAACGGCCCTGCTGCCCAGGGCCTCGAGCCTCCCCCTCTTTAGACTGACGGCGCCTTCCATTGTGACGATGTTCCTTGAAGTGTCCAGGGTTAGGGCCTCTGCACTCACAGTAAGGTCGTTCAATTTAACGGAAACGGAGCCCTTTGCCCGGACTATCCCGCTTTCCTGGTCAAAACGCAGTTCGTCGGCCTTTAGGCTGACAGGGACCTCGGAAGAGAAAGCGGAAGAAACAGGCAACAGTAAAGCGGCCAGAAGAAAACTAAGGAAGGCGTTTTTTGACAGCATCTCTAGCCACAATTCTATCATCTATCTCTATTAACTTACCCTTTATCTCCTGGAATCTTTCGTGGCCCCTGCCGGCGATCAAAATTATATCGCCTTCCTTTGCCTCTAAAACAGCTTTTTCTATCGCGGCTTTTCTGTCAGGTTCTTTAATGTACTCTTTCCCCGAGGCTCCGCCAGCGGCTTTGATGCCTGACTCCACATCTTTCATTATTGAGAGGGGGTCTTCATTGTGAGGGTCATCGCTGGTAAGGAATGTCAAGTCGGCTCCTTTTTGCGCAATAGTTCCCATGATAGGCCTCTTTGTTTTGTCGCGGTCCCCCGTGCAGCCGAACACAAGGATGATCCTTCCTTTTTTGAACGGCTTGACGCAGTCGATCAGCTTTTGCAGGCTGTCGGGAGAATGCGCAAAATCAATAATCACCGTAAAATCCTGGCCTTCATCTATCTTTTCCAGCCTGCCCGGGACATTTTTCATCAGCTCTATGCCGGTCTTAATTACGGACACTTCTATCCCGGCGGCTGATGCCGCGGCAAAGGCGCCCGCAATGTTTGAAGCATTAAAGGCCCCTGCAAGACGGCTTTCAAGGAGCGTCTTTTCTCCTTTTGAAAGGACCTCAAGCGACATGGCGGAAAGATCAGAACTTATTATCTTTGCCGCCACATCCGCGGCCTTTGCAGTCGAAAATGTGACCACCTTTGCCTGAGTTTCCTGCTCTATCGTGTCGCTGTAATCATCATCTAAATTCACGGCCGCCACAGTGTTTTTTTTGCTGCCTGTCCCCAGGTTCCGAAACAGGGACAGTTTTGCGTCAAAATATGATTCCATGGTCTTGTGAAAATCCAGATGGTCGTGGCTGAGATTGGTGTAAACAGCAACATCAAAGTCTATCCCTCTTACCCTTTTTAAAGAAAGTGAGTGGGAAGAAACCTCCATGACCACATGCGTTATGCCGTTCTTTACCATATCAGCCAGTATCCTTTGAAGGTCCGCTGATTCCGGGGTGGTAAGCTTTGAGCCTATAGAAACATCCCCTATCTTCATCTCGACCGTGCCGATAAGGCCCGATTTGATACCCGCGGCCTTAAAGATGGAATCGATCAAATAGGCCGTCGTTGTTTTGCCGTTGGTACCTGTTATCCCTATCAGCTTTAATTTTCTTGAAGGGAACCCGTAAAAGGCAGCCGAAAGGTCGGCAAGGGCCGATCTGGCGGAAGGAACAAATACTGCTGGGACCCCGTACTCTGAGTCCTTTTTTGCGGCTTTCTCAACTACAACTGCGCCGGCCCCCCTGCTAACTGCCTCCGGAATGAACCTGGTCCCGTCGGCAGTGAACCCCGGGACAGCCACAAAAAGGTCGCCAGGACTAACTTTGCGGGAATCATAGGAGATGCCGGTGATATCAATTCCTAGATCGCCGTCAAAAGACAGGGTTTTGGTGTTGGACAATAGGTCTTGCAGCAACATTTTTATTTCCTCTGTATCGCCCGGTCCGGTTTGTTTCTGTCAGATTCCCATTTGGCCGGATTATTGCAAATATATTCCCTGATCCTGTTCAACGACCGGTCATCACGGATTATATTTTCATAATAATTGCGTTGCCACACATCATGCATTTTTAAATTGTTGCGCGCCCATTTCGTCACGCCGATTTTATATCCGCGTATTACCGCACCAATGGTTTTTGATGTACCGCGCGGCCGTGCACCGTCCTGTATTGGTAGGGGCGAATGTGTCCGTAGGGGCGAATAATTATTCGCCCCTACAAATACGGGGTTTCCGCACGCATCATTATCTATAACCACAACACCATGGACATGATTGGGCATTATAACGAACAAATCCAATATTGCATGGGGATAATGGAACGGTATTGCGCACCAATACATTTCGGCGGTTTTTCCCAAATTGTTCAATACCATTTTCCCATTTTTAACGGCCCCAAAAACAGGACCCCTGTTTTGAACGCAAATCGTAACAAAATATGCGCCGTCCCGGGAATAATCATAACCCTTTAACCTGATTGACCGCCTGTGATGGTCCCCAAACACATTCATTATCTTGTTTCCCCCTCCACCACCTTTATCTCATTTTACGAATAATATTGCGTTCATGTTCACCTACTCCCCCAGCGAATCCGACAGTTTGCCTTTTTTTATGAGAGACCTTGCGCTCGTGTAGCCCTCAAGGGCAAGGTTGAAGAGTTTGTACCTGGCCTTGCCGAACGGCAGGTCAAAGGCGCCGATGAATTTTCGAGTTTTTCCTCCAAAGCCTTTCTTGAACTTATAAACCCCCCAGAGAGGATGGTTCAGCGTCGGGTTTGCCGGAATTCCCCATAGGTCATATTCTTTATAGCCTCTTTCCTTGGCCCACTTGATAACATTCCAGTGGATCAGGTTGTTTGGCATAAAGTTCCTGTGTTCGTTGGAAGATGCCCCGTACATGTACCAGACGCGTTTGCCGAAAGCAAAGATAAAGACGCCTGCCACGGGGACTCTTCCGATATAGGCAAGGAAGATGGTCCCCATCCCGGAATTAATAATGAGTTCCCGCACTTTTTTATAGTAGGAGACAGGATGTATCATAAAAGAATCCCTGCTGCTGGTTATCCTGTAGAGGTCATAGTACTTTTCCACCGCACTTTCGGAGATATCCTCTTCCACCACTACATTCTTCTTTTCGGCCAGACGGATATTGTACCTGAATTTGCTCTCAAAGCCCGCCATCAGCTCGTCCTGGCTCTTTGTGATATCAAGAATTATCGTGGCCCTCGGCTGGACCTCTCTGTCGCTTTTGATGAATCCCAAGCTCTTTAAGTTGTCCAGGGCCTCTTTGTCATCCTCTTCTATCTCCGGGTCTATCCTGTAAAAAAGCGCGCCTTTTTTTTCGGCCTCTTCTTTGACCGCATCTATCAGCTGCCTGAGCTTACTTTTGTCATGAAAGTCGACTAACGGCCCCCTTGGAGAGTAAAGAACGCACTGTCTAATGAGAGGAAGTTTTCTTTTAAGGATCGAGGCCCCTGTTTTGCCGTCCAACTCTATGCGCAAAGCCTCCCAGCCAAAACACTCTTTTAACTGCCCCCATTCGTAGGATTGGAGTATCTGCGAGTTTGAGGCGGCAAGTTCGTTCCAGCTGTCCCTGTCCATAATGGAATTTTAGCATAAATTGTATGTTTAGCCCTCACCCCCTGCCAGACAAGTCTTTAGTGTGTGTGTGTCTTGAGTAATTAGCGCTCAAGACTAAAGACTCACACTATTGCTCAAGACTTAAAAGGGCTGGGGTGAGGGTTTATTAATCATACTTATTTGAAATTTTAGCGCCTGGCGGATATAATGACAACTATGATCCTGGTAATAGACAATTACGATTCCTTTACCTACAACCTCGTACAGTATCTTAATGAACTGGGAGCCCAAACACAGGTCTTTAGGAACGACAAGATCACTATCGATGAGATAAAGGCTCTTGGTCCCGAAAGGATATTGATCTCCCCTGGGCCGTGCACTCCCCAGGAAGCCGGGATCTCGGTGGATGCAATTAGAGGCTTTGTCGGAAAACTGCCCATCCTTGGGGTATGTTTAGGCCATCAGGCAATAGGCGCGGCTTTCGGAGCAAAAGTGATAAGAGCAGAGAACATAATGCACGGCAAGACCTCGCAGATCCATCACGACGGAAAAACCATATTCAAAGGACTTAATGACCCGTTCACCGCCACCAGATACCACTCTCTTATTGTAGAAAGGCAGAATTTGCCCGGATGCTTTGAGCTCTCCGCCTGGACAAAGGACGGGGAGATCATGGGACTTAGACATAAAGAATTAAAAGTTGAAGGGGTCCAGTTCCATCCGGAATCAATACTGACAAAAGAAGGCAAAAAACTGCTGGCTAATTTCCTTGCTCTCTGACAAAGACCTTTATTTTTCCCTCTCCTATTTCAGCAAATTCCTCATGGTCCCTAAGACAGGAGGTCTGCTCATCAAAAACCTCTTTTAAAAGGTCCAGCACTTCTTTGATATCTTGTTCGTCCGACATCGGGTTGCTCCGGGAAAGGAAAGGTCTTAAAACTTTATCGTGGTTTAATAGAAGAAACTTGCAGGAATTTCTGAAGCGCCTCCGGGACTTTTACTGAGCCGTCCTCCTGCTGGTAGTTCTCAAGTATAGCGGCCAGGGTCCTGCCCACAGCAAGGCCCGAACCGTTAAGGGTGTGGACGAATTCCGGTTTTGCCTTTGGTCCTCTTCTCAGTCTGATACCGCCCCTTCTGGCCTGAAAGTCCGTAAAATTGGAGCACGAAGATATTTCCCTGTACCTTTTCTCTGACGGGAACCATACCTCAAGGTCATAGGTCTTTGCGGCCGAAAATCCGACATCCCCGCCGGCAAGGGCCATTACCCGGTAAGGCAGCTCCAGCAGTTGAAGTATCTTTTCGGCATCATTTGTAAGGGACTCGAGCTCCTGAGGAGAAGTTTCGGGCAGGCAGAACTTGACCAGCTCTATTTTGTTGAACTGGTGCTGCCTTATTATCCCTTTTACATCCTTGCCGTAAGAGCCGGCTTCCCTGCGAAAACATGGGGAAAACGAAACATATTTTAGAGGCAGGCTTTCTGCGGCGATCACCTCATTGCGGTGCAGGTTGGTAACGGATACTTCGGCGGTCGGTATAAGATAGAGGTCATCGCTTGTTTTGTAAAGTTCGTCCTCGAACTTTGGCAGCTGCCCCGTTGCCTTCATGCTGTCGGCGTTCACCAGAAAAGGTGTCATGACCTGCTCATAGCCGTGCGATCCCGTGTGGACCTCCAGCATAAAGTTGATCAGCGCCATTTCAAGAGCCGCGCCGGCGCCCTTAAGCACCACGAACCTTGAGCCCGACAGCTTTGCCGCCTGCTCAAAGTTGAACAGCCCCAGTCTTTCTCCTGTTTCTTCGTGCGGTTTGGGTTTGAACTGGAATTCTTTTATCTGGCCCCATTTTCTGATCTCCGAGTTAAAGGTTGAATCCTTACCCACAGGCACCGATGCTTCAAGTATATTGGGAATGACAAGCGCCCTGTCAACAACCCGCTCCTCCAAAAGCTTCAACTCCTCAGAAATAAGCTTAAGCCTTTGCGAAAGCTCTTTCATGGAGTTAAGCGCGCTTGAGGCATCCTTTTTTTCGCGCTTTAAGAGCGATATCTTTTCAGTTTCCTGGTTCTGCCGGCTTTTTAGGTTCTCGTATTCCTGGGTCTTTGTTCTCCAGGCCGAGTCGGCCTCCAAAAAGCTCTCAAGCAAAGCTGCCGGGGCCCCTCTTTTTTCGAGAGACTCCCTTACCTGCTGCGGATTTGCTCTTATGGCCTTTGGATCAAGCATTTTTCATTTCTTACCCGAACCTGAAGGTTCGGCTCCGGTTTTCTTTCCCCAAGGAGCCGACACTTTAGTGTCGGGTCCGCTGATCGCTCCGTCGGGCTTTTTCTTCACAAAACTCCCGAACGGAGTGTCTTCAATTATATACCCTTTAGCCTCTATCTCGGCCCTTAATTTGTCAGCGAGTTTAAAATCCTTCTCTTTTTTGGCGGCGGTCCTTTGCGCCACAAGGTCGTTGATGTTGTCTTTGACCTCGGCCTTTTTTTCCTTTATGCCAAATTCCATCACATTGTTGAACTCCTCCAGCTGCAGCCTGATGTTGTTTATATCCTCGGTAGATAGTTTGAACCTGTTCTCGTTGTAGGCCCTTATCAGGTCAAAGACGGCGGCCAGGGCCTCCGGGGTGTTAAAATCCCTGTCCATGGCGGAGATGAACTTGAGTTTATAGTTCTCCACATCTATCTTAACGCTGGACCTGTCGTTCTTGCTTGATCTGAGCATAAAAGCCATGTCCTCATAAGCGTTCTTTATTCCTTCCAGCGCCGAGGCCGCTTCTTTTATCCCATCCGGGCTAAAATTGATCGGGCTTCTGTAATGCGATCTGATGAGGAAAAATCGCACCGCCATGGGGTCGAATTGCTTGAACAGCTCCGACAGCGTAAAAAAATTGCCCAGGGATTTTGACATCTTTTCCTTATTGATGGTTATGAAGCCGTTGTGAAGCCAGTATTTTACAAAATCGCCTTTCCCGCAGCACTCGGCCTGGGCTATCTCGTTCTCGTGATGGGGAAAGATGAGGTCGGCTCCTCCCCCGTGGATATCGATCCTTTCGCCCAGGTATTTGCGCGACATGACCACGCATTCGCTGTGCCAGCCGGGTCTGCCTTTGCCCCAGGGAGAATCCCAGTAAGGCTCATTCTCTTTTGCGGCTTTCCACAGCACAAAATCAAGAGGGTTCTTCTTCTTTCCGCTTACTTCCACCCTGGCGCCGGCCTGCATTCCTTCAAGGTCCCTGCCCGACAGCTTGCCGTAGGCAGGATCCTTGCTTATATCAAAGTACACATCCCCTCCGCTTTGGTAAGCATGGCCGGATGACACCAGTCCTGCTATGAGATCAACGATACCTTGGATGTTCTCTGTCGCCTTTGGATACTGCGCTGCTTTTTTGATCTTTAATTTGTCCATCACCTCAAAAAATGACTTGGTATAGGTATCGGAGACCTCCTCTATAGTTTTGCCGAGCCTGTTGGCTTTTTCGATAATTTTATCGTCTATGTCCGTTATGTTCTGGACATAATTTACTCTGTACCCGCTGTATTCAAGATATCTTCTGATAACATCAAAGGCGGCGTAGGCCCTGCCGTGGCCCAGGTGCGTCTCATCATACGGGGTTATCCCGCAGACATACATGCTGACATCGGGCGCTTTGGCCGGAACAAAAGGTTCTTCTTTTCTTGAGAGGGTATTGTAGACGCAAAGGCCCATCAGCAGCTCCCGAGCTTTTTTTCCAGTTTTTCTATCCTTGAAGAAAGCTCTTCGAGCGCTTTGCCC
The DNA window shown above is from Candidatus Margulisiibacteriota bacterium and carries:
- the cysS gene encoding cysteine--tRNA ligase; this encodes MGLCVYNTLSRKEEPFVPAKAPDVSMYVCGITPYDETHLGHGRAYAAFDVIRRYLEYSGYRVNYVQNITDIDDKIIEKANRLGKTIEEVSDTYTKSFFEVMDKLKIKKAAQYPKATENIQGIVDLIAGLVSSGHAYQSGGDVYFDISKDPAYGKLSGRDLEGMQAGARVEVSGKKKNPLDFVLWKAAKENEPYWDSPWGKGRPGWHSECVVMSRKYLGERIDIHGGGADLIFPHHENEIAQAECCGKGDFVKYWLHNGFITINKEKMSKSLGNFFTLSELFKQFDPMAVRFFLIRSHYRSPINFSPDGIKEAASALEGIKNAYEDMAFMLRSSKNDRSSVKIDVENYKLKFISAMDRDFNTPEALAAVFDLIRAYNENRFKLSTEDINNIRLQLEEFNNVMEFGIKEKKAEVKDNINDLVAQRTAAKKEKDFKLADKLRAEIEAKGYIIEDTPFGSFVKKKPDGAISGPDTKVSAPWGKKTGAEPSGSGKK
- a CDS encoding UDP-N-acetylmuramoyl-L-alanyl-D-glutamate--2,6-diaminopimelate ligase, which gives rise to MLLQDLLSNTKTLSFDGDLGIDITGISYDSRKVSPGDLFVAVPGFTADGTRFIPEAVSRGAGAVVVEKAAKKDSEYGVPAVFVPSARSALADLSAAFYGFPSRKLKLIGITGTNGKTTTAYLIDSIFKAAGIKSGLIGTVEMKIGDVSIGSKLTTPESADLQRILADMVKNGITHVVMEVSSHSLSLKRVRGIDFDVAVYTNLSHDHLDFHKTMESYFDAKLSLFRNLGTGSKKNTVAAVNLDDDYSDTIEQETQAKVVTFSTAKAADVAAKIISSDLSAMSLEVLSKGEKTLLESRLAGAFNASNIAGAFAAASAAGIEVSVIKTGIELMKNVPGRLEKIDEGQDFTVIIDFAHSPDSLQKLIDCVKPFKKGRIILVFGCTGDRDKTKRPIMGTIAQKGADLTFLTSDDPHNEDPLSIMKDVESGIKAAGGASGKEYIKEPDRKAAIEKAVLEAKEGDIILIAGRGHERFQEIKGKLIEIDDRIVARDAVKKRLP
- a CDS encoding peptidoglycan bridge formation glycyltransferase FemA/FemB family protein is translated as MDRDSWNELAASNSQILQSYEWGQLKECFGWEALRIELDGKTGASILKRKLPLIRQCVLYSPRGPLVDFHDKSKLRQLIDAVKEEAEKKGALFYRIDPEIEEDDKEALDNLKSLGFIKSDREVQPRATIILDITKSQDELMAGFESKFRYNIRLAEKKNVVVEEDISESAVEKYYDLYRITSSRDSFMIHPVSYYKKVRELIINSGMGTIFLAYIGRVPVAGVFIFAFGKRVWYMYGASSNEHRNFMPNNLIHWNVIKWAKERGYKEYDLWGIPANPTLNHPLWGVYKFKKGFGGKTRKFIGAFDLPFGKARYKLFNLALEGYTSARSLIKKGKLSDSLGE
- the serS gene encoding serine--tRNA ligase, whose amino-acid sequence is MLDPKAIRANPQQVRESLEKRGAPAALLESFLEADSAWRTKTQEYENLKSRQNQETEKISLLKREKKDASSALNSMKELSQRLKLISEELKLLEERVVDRALVIPNILEASVPVGKDSTFNSEIRKWGQIKEFQFKPKPHEETGERLGLFNFEQAAKLSGSRFVVLKGAGAALEMALINFMLEVHTGSHGYEQVMTPFLVNADSMKATGQLPKFEDELYKTSDDLYLIPTAEVSVTNLHRNEVIAAESLPLKYVSFSPCFRREAGSYGKDVKGIIRQHQFNKIELVKFCLPETSPQELESLTNDAEKILQLLELPYRVMALAGGDVGFSAAKTYDLEVWFPSEKRYREISSCSNFTDFQARRGGIRLRRGPKAKPEFVHTLNGSGLAVGRTLAAILENYQQEDGSVKVPEALQKFLQVSSIKPR
- a CDS encoding transposase, with the translated sequence MNVFGDHHRRSIRLKGYDYSRDGAYFVTICVQNRGPVFGAVKNGKMVLNNLGKTAEMYWCAIPFHYPHAILDLFVIMPNHVHGVVVIDNDACGNPVFVGANNYSPLRTHSPLPIQDGARPRGTSKTIGAVIRGYKIGVTKWARNNLKMHDVWQRNYYENIIRDDRSLNRIREYICNNPAKWESDRNKPDRAIQRK
- a CDS encoding aminodeoxychorismate/anthranilate synthase component II, which gives rise to MILVIDNYDSFTYNLVQYLNELGAQTQVFRNDKITIDEIKALGPERILISPGPCTPQEAGISVDAIRGFVGKLPILGVCLGHQAIGAAFGAKVIRAENIMHGKTSQIHHDGKTIFKGLNDPFTATRYHSLIVERQNLPGCFELSAWTKDGEIMGLRHKELKVEGVQFHPESILTKEGKKLLANFLAL